A DNA window from Porphyromonas gingivalis ATCC 33277 contains the following coding sequences:
- the purH gene encoding bifunctional phosphoribosylaminoimidazolecarboxamide formyltransferase/IMP cyclohydrolase: protein MEKVIRRALISVYHKEGLAEILAELNRQGVEFVSTGGTHEFITSLGYACRAVDDLTRYPSMLGGRVKTLHPMIFGGILARRGHESDVREVGEYGLPLIDLVIVDLYPFEATVASGASEEDIIEKIDIGGISLIRGAAKNFEDVVIISSRAQYAGFYSLLKEQGARTSLAERRHYAREAFAVSSAYDSAIFRYFDDGEQTAFRMSADSPKVLRYGENPHQRGFFFGNFDRYFDKLQGKEISYNNLQDIEAAVSLISEFSAPTFAILKHTNACGIASRGTLIEAWQAALAGDPVSAFGGILVTNTPIDRETAQEIDKIFFEVIIAPDYDNAAMEYLTRKTNRIILLQKEPVREQWQFRSMFGGVLMQQVDGVTAKTVDFKPVTPVVPTADETDDLIFANKVVKHSKSNAITLVKDSQLCASGVGQTSRVDALRQAIDKARNFGFDLNGAVMASDAFFPFADCVEIAAEAGIRAIIQPGGSIKDNLSIEEATKKGIAMVMTGVRHFKH from the coding sequence ATGGAAAAGGTTATCCGCAGAGCTCTCATATCGGTCTATCATAAAGAAGGTTTGGCCGAGATACTGGCCGAATTGAACAGACAAGGGGTAGAGTTCGTATCCACAGGAGGAACTCATGAATTTATCACTTCGCTCGGTTATGCGTGTCGGGCCGTGGATGATCTGACGCGTTATCCTTCGATGCTCGGGGGACGGGTGAAGACATTACACCCAATGATCTTCGGCGGTATTTTGGCTCGTCGCGGTCATGAAAGCGATGTGCGAGAAGTAGGCGAGTACGGGTTACCTCTTATCGATTTGGTCATCGTGGATCTATATCCATTCGAGGCCACCGTGGCATCAGGAGCATCGGAAGAAGATATCATTGAGAAGATAGATATAGGCGGTATCTCTCTCATTAGAGGAGCTGCCAAAAACTTCGAAGATGTCGTTATCATCTCGTCACGGGCACAGTATGCCGGATTTTACAGCCTGCTGAAAGAGCAGGGAGCTCGAACCTCTTTGGCTGAACGCAGACATTATGCTCGAGAGGCTTTCGCTGTGAGTTCGGCATACGACAGTGCTATCTTCCGCTATTTCGATGATGGAGAGCAGACGGCTTTTCGTATGTCGGCAGATAGCCCGAAAGTGCTTCGCTATGGGGAGAACCCTCATCAGCGAGGATTCTTTTTCGGCAACTTCGACCGCTATTTCGATAAGCTCCAAGGAAAAGAAATCTCCTACAACAATTTGCAGGACATCGAAGCTGCGGTATCGCTTATCAGTGAGTTTTCCGCCCCCACCTTTGCCATCCTCAAGCATACGAATGCCTGTGGCATAGCTTCGCGCGGTACACTGATCGAAGCTTGGCAGGCTGCTCTTGCCGGTGATCCCGTATCGGCTTTTGGCGGCATATTGGTGACAAATACTCCTATCGATAGGGAGACAGCTCAGGAGATCGACAAGATTTTCTTCGAGGTGATCATTGCTCCCGACTACGATAATGCTGCCATGGAATATCTGACACGCAAGACGAACAGGATTATCCTTCTACAGAAAGAGCCTGTACGTGAGCAGTGGCAGTTCCGCTCCATGTTTGGCGGTGTGCTCATGCAGCAGGTGGATGGTGTGACAGCCAAGACTGTCGATTTCAAACCTGTAACACCCGTAGTGCCTACAGCAGATGAAACGGACGACCTCATCTTTGCCAATAAGGTAGTGAAGCATAGCAAGAGTAATGCTATTACTTTGGTCAAGGATAGCCAACTTTGTGCCAGTGGAGTTGGGCAGACCTCCAGAGTCGATGCTTTGCGACAGGCTATCGATAAAGCACGGAATTTCGGCTTTGACCTGAATGGGGCTGTCATGGCCAGCGATGCTTTCTTTCCTTTTGCCGATTGTGTAGAGATAGCAGCCGAAGCAGGTATTCGCGCTATCATTCAGCCCGGAGGTTCCATTAAGGACAATCTGAGCATCGAAGAGGCCACAAAAAAAGGTATTGCCATGGTGA